AGGCGAAATTGCTCATCAAATAGTCCGTAGGATTTATTTTTACGCATTTTTCAATTTTTTATACAAAAATACGCATTATTAATATATCAAAATATTGATATTCAAATAGTTATTAACATTTTAGTATTTAGAAGTACCCTTTAATATTAAGCCCTGTAATAAACGATCCCCTTTAAATGAATGATATTATTACCTCCACAACGAAAGTCGATATAAACGAATAAAAGGGTTATTTCGTCACCTTTTACGTCACCTCATAAAAAAACCATGTACTAACAATCTGTAATACATGGTTTTTCATTTATTAGCTGTACCCGGAGCCGGAATCGAACCGGCACGGGCTTGCGCCCATTGGTTTTTGAGACCAACGCGTCTACCTGTTCCGCCATCCGGGCGACATGGGTGTGGGTGTGAGTGTGGGTGTGGGTGTGGCAAAATTATTAAATTCCTTATTATAAGCACTAAAGTTGGAATAAATTCCAAAAACCAAGCACCAAATACCAAATAAATTCTAAATCTCAATTACCAAATTCTAGACAATCAAAAAAAATTGGGTCACAATTGTAATAATATTGGATTAATAATATGACACTTGAATAATTAAAGTCCGATGAATAATTTAGAGGAAAGGACCTTAAAGTATGCAGTCCAAATCAGAAGCTTGATTAAAAAGATACCGCTGACGATTTTTTTAATTGAAGATTTAAAACAGTTGATTAGGTCATCTGGTTCTCTCGGAGCTAATTATATTGAAGCCAATGAAGCGCTTAGCAAAAAGGACTTTATCCTAAGGCTGAAAATCAGCCTTAAAGAAACTAAAGAAAGTGAGTACTGGCTTAAGGTAATCATGGCAAGCAATACATTTGAAAATCGATTGGTCAAGGAGTTTGGCGAATTGATCAATGAGACCACTGAACTTCGTAAGATATTAGCATCCATACTCCAAAAATCACGATGATTTTTGAAAATGCATGTTTGTTTCTTATTCACTGCAAATTTGAATGATTGGAATTTGCGATTTATTTGGGATTTGGTGCTTGGAATTTGGAATTTCATACCTTTGCACTCCGCTTAAAAGCTGAATTTAAATTATAAGTTATGGCAGCAAAAGTGAACATTTTCTCCGGTCGCGCCAGTAAATACCTGGCAGAGAAAATATGCGAAGTTTACGGAAAAGAACTCGGCAATGTTATTGTCGCCGAATTTTCTGACGGGGAGTTTCAGCCTTCTTTTGAGGATAATGTGCGTGGGAATGATGTATTCATTATACAATCGACCTGTCCTCCGGCAGAAAATCTGCTGGAATTGCTGATGCTCATCGATGCAGCCAAGAGAGCTTCTGCCGAACAGATCATCGCCGTCATCCCATATTTCGGCTTTGCCCGGCAGGACCGTAAGGACAAGCCCCGGGTTTCCATCGCTTCAAAGTTGGTGGCCAACCTGTTATCAGCCGCCGGTATCACACGCATCATCACCATTGACCTTCATGCCGACCAGATACAGGGCTTCTTTGATATACCTATGGATCATCTTTATGCATCTTCTATTTTTATTCCTTACCTTAAGGAATTAAACCTGCCTAACCTGACTATTGCCTCCCCTGATACAGGTGGCACAAAAAGAGCTGCAGCTTATGCCAAAATATTGGGTACCGATATGGTAGTCCTTTACAAACAGAGGGCTAAACCAAATGAAGTTACACAGATGGCCCTTCTTGGCGACGTGAAAGGAAGAGATGTGGTGCTGGTGGATGATATCATTGATACTGGCGGTACGATCAGTCAGGCTGCTAAACTCATAATGGATAAGGGAGCAACAAGTATAAGGGCATTTTGTACTCATGCCGTGCTCTCCGGTCAAGCTTATGAGTTACTGCAAAAATCAGCTTTCACCGAGATTGTCGTCAGTGATACCATACCGTTAAAGCAACCTCTTGACAAGATCACTGTTCTCTCTACAGCCGGCTTGCTGTCGGACGTGATCAGAAGAGTACACAAACATAAGTCAATCAGTTCATTATTTCGATTTGATGATCTGAATCATTAATACTAATTAAATCTGCTACATCATGAAAACAATTTCTATGAGCGGTTCTCAGCGCGAGAACGTAGGGAAGAAAGATGCCAGGATGCACCGCAGGGAAGGTAAAGTCCCATGTGTGCTTTATGGGGGGAAAGAACAGATCAAGTTTGCCGTGGAGGAAAAAGCCTTTAAAAAGGTACTGTTCACGCCTGAAGTTTTTCAAATCAGGTTAAACATTGATAACCAGGAGCACGATGCCATTCTACAGGATGTTCAGTACCATCCTGTTACCGATGTGGTCATGCATGCCGATTTCCTTGAACTTGTGCCCGGTCGTCCAGTAATCGTCGCTCTTCCGTTTAAGACCAAAGGCACCTCCGAAGGTGTTCTTCAGGGAGGCAAACTACACAAGAAAAAGAGAAAGATCAGAGTCAAGGGTCTGGTTGAGCATCTTCCCGACTATATCGAATTGGATATAACCCCGTTAAAAATCGGTGATTCCATAAAAGTTGGTGATATTCATATTGAACATCTGGAGATGCTGGATTCAGCAAGAGATGTCGTTGTCAATGTGAAAGTGACCAGGGTTGTCGCGCCTGTCGTTGAAGGTGAAGCTGCTCCGGCTATTCCTGCTGCAGAAGGCGGCGCTGTGCCGGCTGCTCCGGCTGTAAAATAAATCCACCTCTCCTCAACCCCTCCCAAATTGAGGAGGGGCAAGGGGCGGGGCTATCCATATATGAAGTACCTTATAGCAGGACTTGGTAACATTGGCGAGGAATACGCCAATACGCGCCATAACATCGGCTTTGTGACTGTGGATGCCTTTGCAAAGGCATCTGAGGCGTCTTTCCTGTCCGACAAGTATGTTTCTATCGCCCGGACAAGTCACAAAGGACGTAAGGTGATCCTGATAAAACCCACGACTTACGTCAACCTTAGCGGCAAGGCCATTACATATTGGCTCGCAAAAGAAAAAATTCCACTGGAAAATCTCCTGGTCATTGTTGATGATATTGCACTGCCACTGGGTGCACTGAGAATGAAAACAAAGGGCAGTGATGGCGGGCACAATGGCCTGATCGATATCATCGCTCAGATGGGAACAACAGAATTCCCACGGTTACGAATCGGTATCGGTGATGATTTTGCCAAGGGTTATCAGGTGGAATATGTCCTTGGCAAGTGGACAAAAAAAGAGGAGGAGATCCTCATTCCCCGCATAGAGGTGGCTGTGGAAGCTATTAAAAGTTTTGTACATGATGGGATTGAGCGGGCCATGAACAGATACAACACCCGCATCAATAATGGTGATACGGGATAACTATTCACGGAAATACACACGTTTGACCCTCCTGGATATACCAGTGAGAACTTCATAAGGTATTGTACCTATATCTTCCGCAACTCGTGTGATAGGCCATTCATCACCGAAAATGATGACTTCGTCACCTTCCTTTACCGTGATGTCCGTCACATCGATCATGCACATATCCATGCATACATTGCCAATAATAGGTGCGAAGTGCCCGTTAACCAGGAGTTTGCCTCTGCCGTTGCCCAGCCTGCGGCTGAGCCCGTCAGCATAACCAATAGGCACCACCGCCATGTTCATGTCCCTGCTGGCCACACCTTGCAGGTTATAACCTATAGCTTCTCCTGCAACAACTTTTTTTATCTGTGATATGCTTGATTTCAATGTGCTGACATTGATCAGGTGCCGTTGCTCTGCGTTACTGGTATCCACCCCATAAAGGCTTATGCCCAGCCTGACCATGTCGAACTGCGCTTGCGGGAAACGGACAATACCTGCTGAATTGAGAATATGTAAAAGAATTTTGTGGCTAAAGGCTGATCGAATCTTACTGCTCATCATCCGGAAACGTTCAATCTGTTTCAGGGTGAAATCATCATGCTCAGGATTTTCACTTGAGGCCAGGTGTGAAAAGATGGATTGTATATGGATTAACGGATCATTTTTAAGGCGTGTAACAAGTCCGTCGAGATGTTCTTCTTCAAAACCCAAGCGATGCATTCCGGTATCGAGTTTAATATGGATCGACACCGGGTGGTCGTTCTTACCGTTACTATTCCTGATGGCAGTCATCAGTTGTTCTAAAACCCTGAAATTATAAATCTCCGGTTCAAGATCATACCGGATAAGGGTTTCCATGCCAGGCTCCTCGGGATTCATGACCATGATAGGCATTGTGATTCCCGTTTGTCTAAGCTCCAGCCCTTCATCGGCATAAGCTACCGCAAGATAATCGGCATGATGATATTGTAACGTGTTGGCAATCTCAAAACTGCCGCTGCCATATGAAAAGGCCTTGACCATCGCCATCACTTTAGTGGTGGGCTTCAGTTTGGAACGATAAAAGTTGAGGTTATGAATGAGAGCATCCAGGTTGATTTCAAGGATGGTTTCATGTGCCTTAAGCTGTAATACTTTGCTGATCTTCTCAAATTCAAATATTCTTGCGCCTTTCAGCAGGATCGTTTCATCATGAAACGAAGCAGCATCAAAACCGGATAAAAAGGAATCTGTATCAGGATAAAATTCCTTTTTCATTTTAAATTGTTTGGCCTGGTTACTTATTACAGGTCCAATACCAATTATCCGGCTGACATTCTTCCTGCTGAGAATTTCGGCAATTTCGCTATACAGATCCTTATCTTTCTTGCCGCTTTGCAGGATATCGGATAAGATGACAGTCTTCCCGGTATGTTGTTTTTGCTGATCAAGGAAGTCAAGAGCGATGCCAAGTGATTTAATGTCGGAACTATAGCTGTCGTTGATAATGGAGCAGTGGTTGATGGCTTCCTTCATCTCCATGCGCATGGCGATAGGGGTGAGTATACGCATCCGGGGTGCAATGTCCCTGGTATCATACCCGAAATAGAGCATCACCGCCCAGCAATGAATGGCATTTTCAACAGATGCCTCATCGGTAAAGGGAATCGTAATCTCAATATGGTTTTTGTGATACTCGGCCATGATGGTCGTTCCCTGTGGATGACTGATCACTGAAGAGATTATCAGGTCACAAAATGCATCATTTCCCCATGTAAAAAACTGTTTATCTGCGAAGGTGGCATCATCCCTGATATGTTGATGGACAAGTACCTGGTCGGTACAATAAATCAGGGTTTGTGTATCTTTAAACAGGATCAGTTTTTCTTTGATTTTCTGGTCAACTGTTTTGAAATTCTCATCATGGGCCTGTCCGATATTTGTAAAGATGCCGATATCAGGCTGGATGATAGCCTGAAGTCGTGACATTTCACCCGGTTTGGAGATACCGGCTTCAAAAACAGCCAGGTCATGAGTTGAGTTCAACTGCCATACGGATAAAGGAACGCCGATCTGTGAGTTATAGCTTTTTGGGCTTCTGACCATATTCTTATCTCTTCCCATGAGCTGAAAAAGCCATTCTTTGACGATAGTTTTGCCATTGCTGCCTGTTATTCCAATAACCGGTATAGAGAAACGTTTTCTATGGCTGGCACATAAATGCTGTAATGCAGTCAGCGTATTGTCAACTTGCACAATATTCGCCTGGAGGGATGGATGAGCATGTTTTATGGTGTCAGGAATATCCGATATAACGAAGTTGCGTACCCCCTTATCGAGGAGTTCTGGGATATACAAGTGTCCGTCATTTCGCGGACTCTTCAAAGCAAAGAATATTGAGTGATCCGGTGATACCAGCCGGCGGCTGTCGATAAGAAGGTCACTGACAGGTGATTCGACATCTACGGTGAGGATCAGTTGTCCACCGACAATCCTGTTGATCTGACCGATAGTATATTGATTTAGTCCATCCGGCATAGGATAGGAAACAAAGGATTTTTACTCACCGTCAGTCCCTTCCTCTGCCGCCTCACTCTTTTGGAGAGGATTGGCAGTGAGTTCTTCATATTCTTTTCGTTTCTTATAAATATCAATGGCAAGATAAACAGCTTGGCGAAACGAATCGGGAGAGGCTTCATTTTTACCGGCGATTTCATACGCCGTGCCATGAGCAGGAGAGGTGCGGATGAAAGGCAGTCCTGCGGTATAATTTACTCCTTTATCAAAGGCGAAAGTTTTAAATGGTATAAGTCCCTGGTCATGATAAACAGCCATGATACCATCAAATCCTGTATAAGTGAGTGTTCCAAAGAAACTATCAGCAGGATAAGGCCCGACGACAAGAATATTTTCTTCGAGGGCATCATGGATAGCCGGCAGGAAGATATCCTCCTCTTCGCTGCCCAGCAGGTTGTTTTCGCCTGCATGAGGATTCAGGCCAAGCAAGGC
This sequence is a window from Bacteroidota bacterium. Protein-coding genes within it:
- a CDS encoding four helix bundle protein gives rise to the protein MNNLEERTLKYAVQIRSLIKKIPLTIFLIEDLKQLIRSSGSLGANYIEANEALSKKDFILRLKISLKETKESEYWLKVIMASNTFENRLVKEFGELINETTELRKILASILQKSR
- a CDS encoding ribose-phosphate pyrophosphokinase, translating into MAAKVNIFSGRASKYLAEKICEVYGKELGNVIVAEFSDGEFQPSFEDNVRGNDVFIIQSTCPPAENLLELLMLIDAAKRASAEQIIAVIPYFGFARQDRKDKPRVSIASKLVANLLSAAGITRIITIDLHADQIQGFFDIPMDHLYASSIFIPYLKELNLPNLTIASPDTGGTKRAAAYAKILGTDMVVLYKQRAKPNEVTQMALLGDVKGRDVVLVDDIIDTGGTISQAAKLIMDKGATSIRAFCTHAVLSGQAYELLQKSAFTEIVVSDTIPLKQPLDKITVLSTAGLLSDVIRRVHKHKSISSLFRFDDLNH
- a CDS encoding 50S ribosomal protein L25/general stress protein Ctc, with product MKTISMSGSQRENVGKKDARMHRREGKVPCVLYGGKEQIKFAVEEKAFKKVLFTPEVFQIRLNIDNQEHDAILQDVQYHPVTDVVMHADFLELVPGRPVIVALPFKTKGTSEGVLQGGKLHKKKRKIRVKGLVEHLPDYIELDITPLKIGDSIKVGDIHIEHLEMLDSARDVVVNVKVTRVVAPVVEGEAAPAIPAAEGGAVPAAPAVK
- the pth gene encoding aminoacyl-tRNA hydrolase translates to MKYLIAGLGNIGEEYANTRHNIGFVTVDAFAKASEASFLSDKYVSIARTSHKGRKVILIKPTTYVNLSGKAITYWLAKEKIPLENLLVIVDDIALPLGALRMKTKGSDGGHNGLIDIIAQMGTTEFPRLRIGIGDDFAKGYQVEYVLGKWTKKEEEILIPRIEVAVEAIKSFVHDGIERAMNRYNTRINNGDTG
- a CDS encoding bifunctional UDP-N-acetylmuramoyl-tripeptide:D-alanyl-D-alanine ligase/alanine racemase, which gives rise to MPDGLNQYTIGQINRIVGGQLILTVDVESPVSDLLIDSRRLVSPDHSIFFALKSPRNDGHLYIPELLDKGVRNFVISDIPDTIKHAHPSLQANIVQVDNTLTALQHLCASHRKRFSIPVIGITGSNGKTIVKEWLFQLMGRDKNMVRSPKSYNSQIGVPLSVWQLNSTHDLAVFEAGISKPGEMSRLQAIIQPDIGIFTNIGQAHDENFKTVDQKIKEKLILFKDTQTLIYCTDQVLVHQHIRDDATFADKQFFTWGNDAFCDLIISSVISHPQGTTIMAEYHKNHIEITIPFTDEASVENAIHCWAVMLYFGYDTRDIAPRMRILTPIAMRMEMKEAINHCSIINDSYSSDIKSLGIALDFLDQQKQHTGKTVILSDILQSGKKDKDLYSEIAEILSRKNVSRIIGIGPVISNQAKQFKMKKEFYPDTDSFLSGFDAASFHDETILLKGARIFEFEKISKVLQLKAHETILEINLDALIHNLNFYRSKLKPTTKVMAMVKAFSYGSGSFEIANTLQYHHADYLAVAYADEGLELRQTGITMPIMVMNPEEPGMETLIRYDLEPEIYNFRVLEQLMTAIRNSNGKNDHPVSIHIKLDTGMHRLGFEEEHLDGLVTRLKNDPLIHIQSIFSHLASSENPEHDDFTLKQIERFRMMSSKIRSAFSHKILLHILNSAGIVRFPQAQFDMVRLGISLYGVDTSNAEQRHLINVSTLKSSISQIKKVVAGEAIGYNLQGVASRDMNMAVVPIGYADGLSRRLGNGRGKLLVNGHFAPIIGNVCMDMCMIDVTDITVKEGDEVIIFGDEWPITRVAEDIGTIPYEVLTGISRRVKRVYFRE